From Pseudothermotoga thermarum DSM 5069, a single genomic window includes:
- a CDS encoding alpha-amylase family glycosyl hydrolase yields the protein MVEEIKKSIRQSKSPNYCIPKAWFFEGYKGSARFEGEKVYVEPASYFQSVCDWILSFKKENVDYNKSIALLNGENDRSWIRKSVIYSCLARTTAAFNHKGFGRFEQDDILGYRESGTFLKMIALLPHLVRLGVNAIYLLPITKSSNLFKKGEIGSPYSVKDFLKLDDLYHDPLLEGWKVEDEFAAFVEACHILGIRVLLDFIPRTAARDCNLILSHPEWFYWIKLDELSNYKPPAVPELGFCQPSFEVMKSLYDKPQVQEHLRKFTFDPKTIDPNKWEKLLKVINEDNFIFEIAKEYGIVTAPGFSDWLNDPQPTWDDVTFLRLYLDHPQTAAGKVSKDHPPYVLFDVIKASRFPGKEPNVELWNYIASIIPYFQKKFGIDGMRLDMGHALPDELEQMIIKNARDYDPGFVFIAEELEMHRAREAKEAGYDAIIGNSWWMLPRVPDKTYEFFQKIALEVDLPYIAACETPDTPRVVARNNGEKLKYLLPFLCAFAPNGIYTVNSGQEIEEKQPMNLGLDNDFCGRYMLPCEDEFNGKLAFFDHFVLHWKETDLMNFLSELAKVRKDFLNLIVFGQYKPVYLSWQDGKFVNASYWEKKEGIVVLANLSDESREVSILVDKTIELPGKVKRVMVWDGKDWQDLEASDRIDLKMPSFGYKLCHIIFS from the coding sequence ATGGTTGAAGAAATAAAAAAATCGATCAGACAATCCAAAAGTCCAAATTATTGTATCCCAAAGGCATGGTTTTTTGAAGGTTACAAAGGGTCTGCACGATTTGAAGGTGAGAAGGTTTACGTTGAACCTGCGAGTTATTTTCAAAGCGTTTGCGATTGGATACTTTCCTTTAAGAAGGAAAACGTCGATTACAACAAATCGATAGCACTTTTGAATGGCGAAAACGACAGAAGTTGGATAAGAAAATCCGTTATTTACAGCTGTCTTGCAAGAACCACTGCCGCCTTCAATCACAAAGGTTTTGGAAGATTTGAACAGGACGATATTCTCGGATACAGAGAATCTGGAACTTTTTTGAAGATGATAGCTTTGCTACCACACCTTGTAAGACTCGGAGTGAACGCCATATACCTTTTGCCCATCACGAAAAGCAGCAATTTGTTCAAAAAAGGTGAGATCGGTTCTCCTTACTCCGTGAAAGACTTCTTAAAGCTGGACGATCTTTACCACGATCCACTGCTTGAAGGTTGGAAGGTCGAGGACGAATTTGCGGCTTTCGTTGAAGCTTGTCACATACTTGGAATAAGGGTTCTGTTGGATTTCATACCAAGAACAGCAGCAAGAGATTGCAACTTGATATTGAGCCACCCCGAATGGTTCTATTGGATAAAGCTAGATGAGCTTTCAAACTACAAGCCCCCAGCCGTGCCAGAGCTTGGGTTTTGTCAACCATCTTTTGAGGTCATGAAGAGCTTGTACGATAAACCCCAAGTTCAAGAACATTTGAGAAAATTCACCTTTGATCCAAAAACGATTGATCCAAATAAATGGGAAAAACTTTTAAAAGTAATCAACGAAGACAATTTCATTTTTGAAATAGCAAAAGAATATGGTATAGTGACGGCGCCTGGCTTTTCAGATTGGCTCAACGATCCTCAGCCAACTTGGGACGATGTGACTTTCCTTAGACTTTATCTAGATCATCCACAAACGGCTGCAGGGAAGGTTTCAAAAGATCATCCACCGTATGTTTTGTTCGACGTGATCAAAGCGAGTAGATTTCCTGGAAAAGAGCCCAACGTGGAGCTTTGGAACTACATCGCATCGATTATCCCGTACTTTCAAAAGAAATTTGGCATCGATGGAATGAGACTTGACATGGGACATGCTTTGCCAGATGAACTTGAACAGATGATCATTAAAAACGCCAGAGATTACGATCCAGGGTTTGTTTTCATAGCCGAGGAATTGGAGATGCACAGGGCACGTGAAGCAAAAGAGGCGGGGTATGATGCAATAATTGGCAACAGCTGGTGGATGCTTCCTAGAGTTCCAGACAAAACTTACGAATTTTTCCAAAAGATAGCTTTGGAGGTTGATTTGCCTTACATAGCTGCCTGTGAAACGCCTGATACACCAAGGGTTGTGGCTAGGAACAACGGTGAAAAACTCAAATACCTTTTGCCGTTTTTGTGTGCCTTTGCTCCAAATGGTATCTACACCGTAAACTCTGGTCAAGAAATTGAAGAAAAACAGCCGATGAACCTTGGACTTGACAACGATTTCTGCGGAAGGTACATGCTACCGTGTGAGGATGAATTCAACGGAAAATTGGCATTTTTTGACCACTTTGTTCTTCATTGGAAAGAAACCGATTTGATGAACTTTCTATCCGAACTTGCAAAGGTTAGAAAGGATTTCTTGAATTTGATCGTCTTTGGTCAATACAAACCAGTTTATCTGAGTTGGCAGGATGGAAAGTTCGTCAACGCGTCGTATTGGGAGAAAAAAGAAGGAATCGTTGTTTTGGCGAATTTGAGTGATGAATCTAGAGAAGTATCCATCTTGGTGGATAAAACGATAGAGCTGCCTGGTAAGGTAAAGCGAGTAATGGTATGGGATGGCAAGGATTGGCAAGATCTTGAGGCAAGTGATCGGATCGATTTGAAAATGCCTTCTTTTGGCTATAAGCTTTGTCATATAATTTTCTCGTAG
- a CDS encoding ATP-binding protein has translation MNVKSLHIKAFGKFKDFQLNLKDGLNLVVGPNESGKTTIYHFIKACLGAGKLNVLERYKPWTGEEIDGTLVITDGDTKSIRLTNNGPTVEVLEQDLVEGLMTLSDEEDVFDLTMADQKIVARMRNKMLKAEQAEKILAWLEDLPKLETCLVEKQKELGQRIEDLKKELNTFEKIRTQLFEQESIKKQTKKRLENLFGEKSKIAGKISQLEKEISDEIEKIKSQTLREISNLNLQLKQLSLLPVVSAEEFVRLNQIHQRIKALEERIKELEEKIKANEAKFEELTRKVNELRQILKGEDLDKFKLKLKNLELSYTLVESKLDQIKSHQQAFQKSWRVFERRDFDINNFLKQNTVLSFEKLKAQINDKMNELEKELSKYEKSRSKALFLVLLSMVGTVICALLGFKISSFWYYLSIVFGLITGFLFVFYKKREKRYDEISDEKIKLQIELRNLERQVAQNKLPADFGFSDLEDLRKAYEQYLEWLKQKEDLERVKEQVEKQVKEILSQLEDYGAKALQDVPSVLMWLNQIVVDLEKAEYERLLLEKIVQQDLKTKEQVEQELAQLSKLFKSELANFGLNDPSQLSEALNRGSMILKIKEQINYLERILDLCENNKLEELAKIYPNLTKLVQEKSKHQSAVEQISKEVEQLSKQLEQQAKIEQVSLPNVEKVIFELSFNDLLKKAYEALEKSIPELRSVLTKRLEQLTGSYVDKFQVVLKQLFKVFSELAEDLTVDKDLSVKFFVASKQRNLELVLSKGTVDQLALCYKMALYEVLEPEESLPLILDNFLIRFDEERLKEAVRLLKKASEKRQVIILTSDLRLANMFEIEPVAILKKP, from the coding sequence TTGAACGTTAAATCGCTGCACATAAAAGCTTTTGGAAAGTTCAAAGATTTTCAGCTCAATCTAAAAGATGGACTGAACCTTGTGGTGGGACCGAATGAATCAGGCAAAACGACCATTTATCATTTCATAAAAGCATGTCTTGGGGCTGGAAAATTGAACGTTCTTGAAAGGTACAAACCTTGGACAGGGGAAGAAATAGATGGAACGTTGGTTATAACGGATGGTGATACCAAATCGATTCGCTTGACAAACAACGGTCCAACCGTGGAAGTGCTCGAGCAAGATTTGGTTGAGGGTTTGATGACTCTTTCAGATGAAGAAGACGTGTTTGATTTAACCATGGCTGATCAAAAAATCGTTGCAAGGATGAGAAACAAAATGCTCAAAGCCGAGCAGGCGGAAAAAATTTTAGCTTGGTTAGAGGATCTTCCAAAACTCGAAACGTGCCTTGTTGAAAAGCAGAAGGAACTTGGTCAAAGGATCGAAGATCTCAAGAAAGAGCTCAATACTTTTGAAAAGATTAGAACACAGCTTTTTGAGCAAGAATCGATCAAAAAGCAAACGAAAAAAAGGTTGGAAAATCTTTTTGGGGAAAAAAGCAAGATTGCTGGTAAGATAAGTCAGCTTGAAAAGGAAATTTCAGATGAGATTGAAAAAATAAAATCTCAAACTTTGCGTGAGATAAGCAATTTGAACCTGCAATTGAAGCAGCTTTCGCTTTTGCCAGTCGTTTCTGCAGAAGAATTTGTTCGCCTAAACCAAATACACCAAAGAATAAAAGCGCTTGAAGAAAGGATTAAAGAACTTGAGGAAAAGATAAAAGCAAACGAGGCAAAATTTGAAGAGTTGACAAGGAAAGTAAATGAACTGCGGCAAATCTTGAAAGGAGAGGATCTTGACAAGTTCAAACTTAAGCTGAAAAACTTAGAACTTTCTTACACTTTGGTAGAGTCAAAACTCGATCAAATAAAATCCCACCAACAAGCTTTCCAAAAATCTTGGAGAGTTTTTGAACGACGCGATTTCGATATAAACAACTTTTTAAAGCAAAATACCGTTTTGTCTTTTGAAAAGCTCAAAGCTCAAATAAACGACAAGATGAACGAGCTTGAAAAGGAGCTTTCAAAATATGAAAAATCAAGGAGTAAAGCGCTGTTTTTAGTGCTTTTGTCGATGGTTGGAACCGTGATTTGTGCGTTGCTTGGGTTTAAGATTTCAAGCTTTTGGTATTATCTTTCTATTGTTTTTGGTCTCATCACGGGCTTTTTGTTCGTCTTTTACAAAAAACGTGAAAAAAGATACGATGAAATATCAGATGAGAAGATCAAGCTACAGATAGAACTTCGAAACCTTGAAAGGCAGGTTGCTCAAAACAAATTGCCAGCGGATTTTGGTTTTTCAGATTTGGAGGATTTGAGAAAGGCTTACGAGCAATACTTAGAGTGGTTGAAGCAAAAAGAAGATCTAGAGCGAGTCAAAGAGCAAGTTGAAAAGCAAGTCAAGGAAATTCTTTCGCAACTTGAAGATTACGGTGCAAAAGCTTTGCAAGATGTTCCAAGTGTTTTGATGTGGCTAAATCAAATTGTTGTTGATTTGGAAAAAGCCGAGTACGAAAGACTACTCCTTGAAAAGATTGTTCAACAGGATTTGAAGACGAAAGAACAAGTTGAACAAGAATTAGCGCAGCTTTCCAAGTTGTTTAAGTCCGAACTGGCAAATTTTGGTTTAAATGATCCGTCGCAGTTGTCCGAGGCTTTGAATCGTGGATCTATGATTTTGAAGATCAAAGAGCAGATCAACTATTTGGAAAGAATTCTTGATCTTTGTGAAAACAACAAATTGGAAGAACTTGCGAAAATTTATCCAAATTTGACAAAGTTGGTTCAGGAAAAAAGCAAACATCAATCCGCTGTGGAGCAAATTTCCAAGGAAGTGGAACAACTTTCGAAACAACTTGAACAGCAGGCAAAGATCGAACAAGTCAGTTTGCCGAATGTGGAAAAAGTCATATTTGAGCTGTCTTTCAACGATCTTTTGAAAAAAGCCTACGAAGCTTTGGAGAAAAGTATACCTGAGTTGAGAAGTGTTTTGACAAAAAGGCTGGAACAGTTGACGGGAAGCTATGTCGACAAATTCCAGGTTGTTTTGAAACAGCTCTTTAAAGTTTTCAGTGAACTTGCGGAAGATTTGACTGTCGATAAAGATTTGTCCGTCAAATTTTTCGTTGCAAGCAAGCAAAGAAATCTTGAATTGGTTTTGAGTAAAGGAACCGTTGATCAACTTGCCCTTTGTTACAAGATGGCTTTGTACGAGGTCTTGGAACCTGAAGAGTCATTACCGTTGATTTTGGATAACTTTTTGATTCGATTTGATGAGGAAAGATTGAAAGAAGCCGTTAGGTTGTTGAAAAAAGCTTCGGAAAAAAGGCAGGTAATAATCCTTACAAGTGACTTAAGGTTGGCAAATATGTTTGAAATTGAACCAGTGGCGATTCTCAAAAAACCATAA